In Methanobrevibacter sp., a single window of DNA contains:
- the prf1 gene encoding peptide chain release factor aRF-1: MAEVSSKELYEFKKALKELAQKKGRGTELVSVYIPPDKQLSDVGKHMRDELGQSANIKSKQTRKNVQSAIEVILQRIRLYKQPPEHGLVLFVGMIPKGGPGTEKMETYVIEPPEPVTTYWYKCNNEFFLEPLEYMIEERDTYGVAVIDRREATIASMKGKKINILTHITSGVPGKHKAGGQSQRRFDRVIEQAAHEFLKRIGDHMNDDFLPLKDDLKGIIIGGPGFTKNDFADGDYLNYELKQKILAIEDTSYTGDFGIREVIEKSAPVLSDLDVIHEKELVQRFLRELTNDKGLASYGEDEVRNNLTIGAVDTLLLSEDLTALRKKFVCPTCGVEKEFTVKSQSEADKIEERCPNCNELLKEEESADLADYFVEKAEEMSTNVEFISTETDEGMQLFRAFGGIAAILRYHVEY, translated from the coding sequence ATGGCTGAAGTATCATCAAAAGAATTATATGAATTTAAAAAAGCATTAAAAGAATTGGCGCAAAAGAAAGGTAGAGGTACAGAGCTTGTTTCCGTTTATATTCCACCTGATAAGCAATTGAGTGATGTTGGTAAGCACATGAGGGACGAGCTTGGTCAGAGCGCTAACATCAAGAGTAAACAAACAAGAAAAAATGTACAGTCCGCTATTGAAGTAATCCTGCAAAGGATTCGTTTATATAAGCAGCCTCCTGAACATGGTCTGGTGCTGTTCGTGGGAATGATTCCGAAAGGAGGTCCCGGTACAGAAAAGATGGAGACCTATGTTATAGAGCCGCCTGAACCGGTCACAACCTACTGGTATAAATGTAACAACGAATTCTTCCTCGAGCCTCTTGAATACATGATTGAGGAAAGGGACACCTATGGGGTTGCCGTAATCGACAGAAGGGAAGCCACCATCGCATCAATGAAAGGTAAGAAAATCAATATCCTGACTCACATTACCAGTGGGGTTCCTGGAAAGCACAAGGCTGGAGGACAATCCCAAAGAAGGTTCGACAGGGTTATCGAACAGGCAGCTCACGAGTTCTTGAAGCGTATAGGTGACCACATGAACGACGATTTCCTGCCTCTCAAGGATGACCTTAAAGGAATCATCATAGGGGGACCTGGATTTACAAAGAACGACTTTGCAGATGGGGACTATCTTAACTATGAGCTTAAGCAAAAGATATTGGCTATTGAGGACACTTCATATACTGGGGACTTCGGTATTCGTGAAGTGATTGAGAAATCCGCCCCTGTCTTAAGTGATTTAGATGTAATTCATGAAAAGGAGCTTGTCCAAAGGTTCTTAAGGGAATTGACCAATGACAAGGGATTGGCTTCCTATGGTGAGGATGAAGTCAGAAACAACTTGACAATAGGTGCGGTTGACACATTGCTTCTGTCTGAGGATTTGACAGCGCTTCGAAAGAAGTTTGTCTGCCCTACCTGTGGCGTTGAGAAGGAATTCACTGTAAAATCACAATCCGAAGCGGACAAGATTGAGGAAAGATGTCCAAATTGCAATGAGCTTTTAAAAGAAGAGGAATCCGCTGACTTGGCCGATTACTTTGTTGAAAAGGCTGAAGAAATGAGCACTAATGTCGAGTTCATATCTACCGAAACCGATGAGGGAATGCAGCTTTTCAGGGCATTCGGTGGAATAGCCGCAATATTGAGATATCACGTTGAATACTAG
- a CDS encoding zinc ribbon domain-containing protein, with the protein MVFRRCPQCGSTSDDVYGFCIKCGYEFPKIETSAQTCPLCGYENPDEADFCVKCGTPLLFKNQFQNNTVINPVVIRKETIGQQNFPRTSRLLIVLGYIFSFLGGIIGLIIAIYLSTRKDPVAKKHGRIQLAIFVIYILIFATLYLTGNFPPEMINEYRQLLSGNLTSLQL; encoded by the coding sequence ATGGTATTTAGAAGATGTCCGCAATGCGGTTCGACAAGTGATGACGTTTATGGGTTCTGCATCAAATGCGGATATGAATTTCCAAAAATAGAAACCAGTGCACAGACATGCCCATTATGCGGATATGAAAATCCTGATGAGGCTGATTTCTGCGTGAAGTGCGGCACACCATTGCTTTTTAAAAACCAGTTCCAAAACAATACCGTCATAAACCCCGTTGTGATTAGAAAAGAAACCATAGGCCAGCAGAATTTTCCTAGAACAAGCCGACTGCTGATTGTTTTAGGCTACATTTTCTCCTTTTTGGGAGGCATTATCGGCTTGATAATAGCCATTTACCTATCAACCAGAAAAGATCCCGTCGCCAAAAAGCATGGCCGCATCCAGCTTGCAATATTCGTCATTTACATCCTGATATTTGCAACATTATATTTAACAGGGAACTTCCCACCTGAAATGATCAACGAATATCGACAGTTACTTTCTGGAAATCTTACCTCCCTCCAGCTTTAG
- a CDS encoding N-acetyltransferase, whose protein sequence is MDIEYIKDNYKFETLTEKHDLSNFECGSDDLNDFIKNDALNQQMDKINITKVIICDEEIIGFVSLLTDTIPLKNIRDENIRLKLKPHYNEDVENVPKKKPLPAIKIGRFAIDKKYTNNGLGSHILRNVINSIRKLSENDVGLRFIVVEGYASAYNFYAVHNHFSNLKKDDELIKEKLDRIIQQNPEQTFYLYLDLKKS, encoded by the coding sequence ATGGATATTGAATATATTAAAGATAATTATAAATTCGAAACATTAACTGAAAAGCATGATTTGAGTAATTTTGAATGTGGCTCTGATGATTTAAATGATTTTATTAAAAATGATGCATTAAACCAACAGATGGATAAAATAAATATCACTAAAGTAATAATTTGTGATGAAGAAATTATTGGGTTTGTATCATTGCTGACTGACACTATCCCTTTGAAAAACATTCGGGATGAAAATATCCGGTTAAAATTAAAACCTCATTACAATGAAGATGTTGAAAATGTTCCAAAAAAGAAACCCTTGCCTGCAATAAAAATAGGAAGATTTGCAATTGATAAAAAATATACGAATAATGGTTTAGGTTCACATATCCTAAGAAATGTCATAAACTCCATTAGGAAATTATCTGAAAATGATGTAGGTTTAAGGTTTATCGTCGTTGAAGGTTATGCCAGTGCTTATAATTTTTATGCGGTCCATAATCACTTTTCAAACTTAAAAAAAGATGATGAATTAATTAAAGAGAAGTTAGACAGGATTATTCAACAAAATCCTGAACAAACTTTCTACTTGTATCTTGATCTCAAGAAAAGTTAA
- the rimI gene encoding ribosomal protein S18-alanine N-acetyltransferase, whose product MIVRKFQPTDLKRVFEIESMSFNQSYGINMFQQLHDMGVGFLVAEKDGYVVGYVLFWIKYENQGHIISIAVDKNYRRRGYGTQLLVKAISILSLLHLDTIYLEVNENNRGAVEFYEQFSFKQDRVVPGYYENGDGAIVMYLKLEGGKISRK is encoded by the coding sequence ATGATTGTAAGAAAATTCCAACCCACAGATTTAAAAAGAGTCTTTGAAATTGAAAGCATGTCATTCAACCAGTCATATGGCATAAACATGTTTCAGCAATTGCATGACATGGGTGTGGGATTTTTGGTGGCCGAAAAGGACGGCTATGTGGTAGGCTATGTTCTCTTCTGGATCAAGTATGAGAATCAGGGCCATATAATATCTATAGCTGTCGACAAGAATTACAGGAGACGGGGGTATGGAACCCAACTTCTGGTGAAGGCCATTTCAATTCTGTCGCTTCTCCATCTTGATACAATCTATCTGGAAGTCAATGAGAACAACAGGGGAGCCGTCGAATTCTACGAGCAGTTCAGTTTTAAACAGGATCGCGTGGTCCCAGGATATTACGAGAACGGTGACGGAGCCATAGTGATGTATCTAAAGCTGGAGGGAGGTAAGATTTCCAGAAAGTAA
- a CDS encoding calcium-translocating P-type ATPase, PMCA-type, with protein sequence MVDILSKYKTSANGLSTKEALERQKKFGLNELEEKKPTPAYVLFLSQFIDVLIALLIIAAIASFAIGDIIDASVILLAVMLNTIIGFIQEYRSQKAVESLKSLMVKKAVVKRDGKTFQINACELTVGDIIVLEEGNKVPADAILLEAKNLSCDESYLTGESEAIPKQKDDEIYMDSNIVSGNATGVVSAIGMDTQMGQIADIVQSEDEDTPLKQKVGRLGKILSAIAIVVCIAIFIMEFMKGIPLVETFMTAVSLAVAAIPEGLPAVLTLTLALGMSEMAKSDAIVKRLLSVETLGSCTVICSDKTGTLTENKMTVVESFLTNKDKSEVIGSLCNNAVLNGDEVIGNQTDGAILKFFKDCKKSYERIDEIPLDSNRKMMTTIHRLDGEKNIVLSKGAPEIILGKCKWVDDDGTIEIITPEIKEMLTEKITEMTTQALRVIGLAYKIGDSENPEEELTFTGLVGLIDPAKKDAKKAIDDCKNAGIEVVMITGDHERTACAIARNLGILTDGCTMTGDRLDSLSDEEYLKVVSDVQVYARVKPIQKMRIVEALKQLGNVVAMTGDGVNDAPALKKASIGIAMGDGTDVAKEASDMILKNNDFSTIVKAIREGRKIYDNIKRFVKFQVSTNVGAILTIIGTSLLSLPLPFNPVQLLWLNIVMDGPPAQTLGMEGGERNIMQRPPETGDILTKNALMEIFILGLVMAIGTILAFSYEIYMGSTTRRAMTIAFTLFVMYQLFNAYNGKSNSDKSSKYLYMGIILSFILQVLIIYIPQLQIIFRTTAIGLLDWIAITLIASTIVIANKIMNKVIK encoded by the coding sequence ATGGTCGACATATTATCCAAATACAAAACATCAGCAAATGGATTGAGCACAAAAGAAGCGCTTGAAAGACAGAAAAAATTCGGATTGAACGAGCTTGAAGAAAAAAAGCCAACACCGGCATACGTTTTGTTTCTCTCACAGTTCATTGACGTTCTGATAGCTCTTTTGATTATAGCAGCCATCGCATCATTCGCCATCGGAGACATAATTGACGCAAGCGTGATTCTTCTGGCAGTCATGCTGAATACAATCATAGGATTCATACAGGAATACCGGTCCCAAAAGGCTGTCGAATCGCTTAAAAGCCTGATGGTTAAAAAGGCCGTTGTCAAAAGGGATGGCAAGACTTTCCAAATCAATGCATGCGAGCTGACGGTTGGAGACATCATAGTTCTGGAGGAAGGGAATAAGGTTCCCGCAGATGCGATACTGCTTGAAGCCAAAAACCTGAGCTGTGACGAATCATATCTCACAGGGGAATCCGAAGCGATTCCAAAACAAAAAGATGATGAGATCTACATGGACTCAAATATAGTTTCCGGAAACGCCACAGGAGTCGTGAGCGCAATCGGAATGGATACTCAAATGGGTCAAATCGCAGACATCGTCCAAAGCGAGGATGAAGACACCCCGCTAAAGCAAAAGGTAGGAAGGCTTGGGAAAATCCTCTCTGCAATTGCAATAGTTGTCTGTATAGCCATTTTCATCATGGAATTCATGAAGGGAATTCCTCTTGTCGAGACATTCATGACAGCAGTATCGCTGGCCGTTGCCGCAATTCCAGAAGGTCTTCCTGCAGTCCTGACCTTGACACTGGCACTTGGAATGAGCGAAATGGCAAAATCCGATGCCATCGTCAAAAGATTGCTTTCTGTTGAAACGCTCGGGTCATGCACTGTAATCTGCAGCGACAAAACAGGCACACTGACCGAAAATAAAATGACTGTAGTGGAAAGCTTTCTTACAAACAAAGACAAAAGCGAAGTCATTGGAAGTTTATGCAATAATGCAGTCCTTAACGGAGATGAAGTGATAGGAAATCAAACCGATGGAGCCATTCTAAAATTTTTCAAGGATTGCAAAAAAAGCTATGAAAGAATTGATGAAATCCCACTTGACAGCAATCGCAAAATGATGACCACTATACATAGACTGGACGGTGAAAAAAATATTGTCTTGTCAAAAGGTGCGCCAGAAATCATTTTAGGTAAATGCAAATGGGTAGATGATGATGGAACTATTGAAATAATTACTCCTGAAATTAAGGAAATGCTCACTGAAAAGATTACTGAAATGACAACACAGGCATTGAGAGTAATCGGCCTTGCATACAAAATCGGTGACAGTGAAAATCCGGAAGAGGAACTGACATTCACCGGCCTCGTCGGCCTGATAGACCCTGCAAAAAAAGATGCTAAAAAGGCCATAGATGACTGCAAAAACGCAGGAATCGAAGTGGTGATGATTACAGGAGACCATGAAAGAACCGCATGCGCAATAGCACGAAATCTAGGCATCCTGACTGACGGATGCACAATGACAGGAGACCGGCTGGACAGCTTAAGCGATGAGGAATACTTAAAGGTTGTGAGTGACGTCCAAGTATACGCAAGAGTGAAGCCAATCCAAAAAATGAGGATAGTCGAAGCATTGAAACAACTTGGAAATGTCGTTGCAATGACAGGAGACGGAGTCAATGATGCTCCAGCACTCAAAAAGGCATCCATCGGAATAGCCATGGGTGACGGAACTGACGTTGCAAAAGAAGCATCCGACATGATTCTTAAAAACAATGACTTCTCGACAATAGTGAAGGCAATAAGGGAAGGGCGAAAGATCTATGACAACATCAAGAGATTCGTCAAGTTCCAGGTATCGACAAATGTAGGGGCAATCCTGACAATTATCGGAACAAGCCTATTGTCACTTCCACTTCCGTTCAACCCCGTGCAATTGCTATGGCTCAATATTGTGATGGACGGACCTCCTGCACAGACATTAGGCATGGAAGGGGGCGAAAGAAACATAATGCAGCGCCCTCCTGAAACCGGAGACATCCTGACAAAAAATGCCCTCATGGAAATATTCATCCTGGGGCTCGTGATGGCAATCGGGACAATACTGGCATTCAGCTATGAGATATATATGGGAAGCACAACTAGAAGAGCTATGACAATAGCGTTCACGTTATTCGTGATGTACCAGCTGTTCAATGCCTACAACGGAAAATCCAATTCCGACAAATCAAGCAAATACCTGTATATGGGAATTATATTGTCATTCATCCTGCAGGTGCTGATAATATACATTCCACAGCTTCAGATAATCTTCAGGACA
- a CDS encoding C1 family peptidase: protein MKALKILVIMLVLIMSAGAVCAADAISSDDAGNDGQIILETIQENDNLESIQEGDTLETTQNDVYSEGEASFTDLKKDIANSTGVFVMDCDYKFDSIFDNFTTGIIIDRDNFAIEGNGFTIDANGQSAIFTINSKNVTINNLTFINAKASQGSVLLIAKNASVTTNHVNFINNTAKDSVICDRGLYYSNYDTFRDCTANMGVIKVIQGELYVDSAVMTSSKMLNWGFIYTETGLSNITIANSIFANTTSNYSAAVRGCERTFIRNTKFFNLYSEISAGAVALKDVIIGKIDGCTFINASSQKNGGAVLIDVVGEGEYNGYVTVSNSSFADCRSGFGGVIIQYGGGLTVVSCNFTNNSADFDGGAVYTSQSKVYILNSSFTENRVEYGGIRGSFGGAVYCDSSQLYFTGNNLTKNSAQYGGGISGFDLGYYIDGNTFKDNTNFNGSFDDIYTIFDDAQSSFGVNIYSGENSRDLNNTDYATIMDIEGMALVILNNTIDTVVIPSKFDLRDWGWVTPVRDQGRAGSCWAFGSSGAIESAILRYLGIEMDISENNMQDVSLEYNPYGIISFTEGGSADMGAAYALSWFGVFSSEYDVYDQLGKISPIIAVANSIHFQDVVFVPARKNVTDNDLLKRALLKYGALSVTYAADQVPPLLNPKTSAQYNNETEVADHVVSLVGWDDHYSASNFLITPPGDGAWIIKNSWGAINGDGGYYYISYYDLNFATNDISVGYVLENTVKYNKNYQYDIQGKIVHFNLSTEYRNNFVAVDDDLIGAVGTYFNDTNVEYSIEVYVNDVLRLVQDGVSPFAGFHTIKFDSYVPIKKGDVFTVKIKSNSVPFLVNSRQHYVEGSSQVFIENEWKNVSYMEELHGVHFVASVKAYTVADDTKIINNNDIAVDYAGGSYFSVKVVTDDGHAVGEGETVKFTIDGKTSSVKTDINGVAKIKITNVPKKYTMTTTYNGKSVKNTVTVKQVLTTSKVTVKKTAKKFTLKATLKINGKVVKGKWITFKFNGKTYKVKTNSKGVAQKTLNKKVINKLKKGKTYTVKVIYLKDAIKTTVKVR, encoded by the coding sequence ATGAAGGCTTTAAAAATACTGGTTATCATGCTTGTTTTAATTATGTCGGCAGGGGCTGTTTGTGCAGCGGATGCCATTTCTAGTGATGATGCAGGTAATGATGGTCAAATAATTCTAGAAACTATACAAGAAAATGATAATTTAGAAAGTATACAAGAAGGCGATACTTTAGAAACTACGCAGAATGATGTTTATTCGGAGGGTGAAGCTTCATTCACTGATTTGAAAAAAGACATTGCCAATTCAACTGGTGTTTTTGTGATGGATTGCGACTATAAATTTGACAGCATTTTCGATAACTTTACCACAGGCATAATAATTGACAGGGACAATTTTGCCATTGAAGGTAATGGATTCACAATCGATGCGAACGGTCAGTCTGCAATATTCACTATCAATTCAAAAAATGTGACAATAAATAACCTCACATTCATAAATGCAAAAGCTTCTCAGGGTAGTGTTCTTTTAATCGCCAAGAATGCGAGCGTAACAACAAACCATGTCAATTTCATAAACAACACTGCAAAGGATAGCGTAATTTGTGATAGGGGATTATATTACAGTAACTATGACACATTCCGTGATTGTACTGCAAATATGGGAGTTATAAAAGTAATCCAAGGAGAATTGTATGTTGATAGTGCAGTCATGACAAGCTCCAAAATGTTGAACTGGGGTTTTATTTATACTGAGACTGGTCTTTCCAATATCACAATTGCCAATTCAATCTTTGCAAATACCACTTCCAACTACTCTGCGGCAGTCAGGGGATGTGAAAGAACATTCATCAGGAATACAAAATTCTTTAACCTATATTCTGAAATCTCTGCGGGGGCAGTTGCTCTTAAAGATGTAATAATTGGTAAAATTGACGGATGTACATTCATCAATGCCTCCTCTCAAAAAAATGGGGGAGCAGTGTTGATTGATGTTGTTGGAGAAGGGGAATATAATGGATATGTCACAGTCAGCAATTCCAGTTTTGCTGATTGCCGTTCCGGATTTGGTGGAGTAATAATACAATATGGTGGAGGTCTTACAGTAGTTTCCTGTAATTTCACAAACAATTCCGCTGATTTCGACGGTGGTGCAGTATATACCTCTCAATCTAAAGTTTATATTCTAAATTCTTCATTCACCGAAAACCGCGTGGAATATGGGGGCATTCGAGGAAGTTTTGGTGGTGCAGTCTATTGCGATAGTTCTCAATTGTACTTCACTGGCAATAACTTAACCAAAAATTCCGCACAATATGGTGGAGGAATATCTGGCTTTGACCTAGGTTATTATATTGATGGCAATACATTTAAGGACAATACCAATTTCAACGGTAGCTTTGATGACATCTACACAATATTTGATGATGCTCAATCAAGTTTTGGTGTCAACATATATAGTGGTGAAAATTCCCGTGACCTGAACAATACCGATTATGCTACAATAATGGATATTGAAGGAATGGCACTTGTAATATTGAACAATACAATTGATACGGTAGTTATTCCTTCCAAATTTGATTTGCGCGATTGGGGATGGGTCACACCTGTCAGAGACCAAGGCCGTGCAGGATCATGCTGGGCATTCGGATCTTCTGGTGCAATTGAATCCGCAATATTGAGATATTTGGGTATTGAAATGGACATTTCTGAAAATAACATGCAAGATGTCTCATTGGAGTACAACCCTTATGGGATTATAAGCTTCACTGAAGGAGGTTCTGCAGATATGGGTGCTGCTTATGCATTAAGTTGGTTTGGTGTATTCTCATCAGAATATGATGTCTATGACCAGTTGGGTAAAATCTCACCTATAATCGCTGTGGCCAACAGCATCCACTTCCAGGATGTTGTTTTCGTACCTGCCCGCAAAAATGTAACCGATAATGACTTGTTGAAACGAGCCCTATTGAAATATGGTGCTCTATCCGTTACCTATGCTGCCGATCAGGTTCCTCCACTCTTGAATCCGAAAACTTCCGCACAATACAATAATGAGACAGAAGTGGCTGACCATGTTGTTTCATTGGTCGGTTGGGACGATCACTATTCAGCAAGCAACTTCTTGATTACTCCTCCTGGCGACGGTGCATGGATAATCAAAAACAGTTGGGGAGCAATTAATGGGGATGGAGGATACTACTACATTTCCTATTATGATTTGAACTTTGCAACCAATGATATTTCAGTCGGATATGTGCTTGAAAATACAGTCAAATATAACAAGAACTATCAGTATGACATTCAGGGCAAAATTGTCCACTTTAATTTATCAACAGAATACCGCAATAATTTTGTAGCTGTTGATGATGATTTGATTGGGGCTGTTGGAACCTACTTCAACGATACCAATGTGGAATATAGCATTGAAGTTTATGTAAACGATGTCTTGAGACTTGTACAGGATGGTGTTTCTCCATTTGCAGGTTTCCATACTATCAAATTTGACTCATATGTTCCAATTAAAAAAGGAGATGTCTTCACAGTTAAAATCAAATCAAATTCCGTTCCGTTTTTAGTAAACTCAAGACAACATTATGTTGAAGGCTCCTCACAGGTCTTCATTGAAAATGAGTGGAAAAATGTGTCTTATATGGAAGAATTGCACGGTGTTCATTTTGTTGCCTCTGTAAAAGCATACACAGTTGCTGATGATACCAAAATCATCAACAACAATGACATTGCAGTCGATTATGCCGGAGGTTCCTACTTCTCAGTTAAGGTCGTAACCGATGACGGCCATGCAGTCGGTGAGGGCGAAACTGTAAAATTCACAATTGACGGAAAAACATCCTCTGTCAAAACTGACATCAATGGTGTGGCTAAAATCAAGATAACTAATGTTCCTAAAAAATACACAATGACAACCACATATAATGGAAAATCAGTTAAAAACACAGTCACCGTAAAACAGGTCCTCACAACAAGTAAGGTCACAGTCAAAAAGACTGCCAAGAAGTTTACCTTAAAGGCAACCCTTAAAATCAACGGCAAAGTTGTTAAAGGCAAATGGATAACCTTCAAGTTCAACGGTAAAACCTACAAGGTCAAGACCAATTCAAAAGGTGTTGCGCAAAAGACCTTGAACAAAAAAGTTATCAACAAGCTCAAGAAAGGTAAAACCTACACAGTTAAAGTGATTTACCTTAAGGATGCAATAAAAACAACAGTTAAAGTTAGATGA
- the gdhA gene encoding NADP-specific glutamate dehydrogenase: MSYVDEVIETIIEQNPAEPEFHQAVREVMESLRVVIEENEEEYRKNALLERLANPERQLKFRVPWIDDNGQVQVNTGYRVQFNSAIGPYKGGLRFHPSVNLGIIKFLGFEQIFKNSLTGLPIGGGKGGSDFDPKGKSDREIMAFCQSFMTELCKYIGADTDVPAGDIGVGGREIGFLFGQYKRIRGLYEGVLTGKGLSFGGSLARTEATGYGLLYFVNAMLKANDIDIAGKTIVVSGAGNVAIYAIEKAQQLGGKPVTCSDSTGWIYDPEGIDVELLKEIKEVRRERLTAYAEARESAEYHEGKGVWTIKCDIALPCATQNELQLEDAKILVENGVLAVGEGANMPTTIEATEYLQENDVLFSPGKASNAGGVATSALEMSQNSQRLSWTFEEVDGRLQTIMEDIFANVAAAAEEYDLGKNYVAGANIAGFKKVVDAMNAQGIV, encoded by the coding sequence TTGTCATACGTAGACGAAGTAATTGAAACTATTATAGAACAAAACCCTGCTGAACCGGAATTCCACCAAGCTGTACGCGAAGTAATGGAATCCTTAAGGGTTGTAATTGAAGAAAACGAAGAAGAATACAGAAAAAACGCACTTCTTGAAAGATTGGCTAATCCGGAAAGGCAATTGAAATTCCGTGTCCCATGGATTGACGACAACGGCCAAGTGCAAGTCAACACCGGATACAGAGTACAGTTCAACAGTGCAATCGGACCTTACAAAGGCGGATTACGTTTTCACCCATCTGTAAACTTAGGTATTATCAAATTTTTAGGTTTCGAACAAATTTTCAAAAACTCCTTGACTGGCCTTCCAATCGGTGGAGGAAAAGGTGGATCTGACTTTGATCCTAAAGGAAAATCAGACAGAGAAATCATGGCATTCTGCCAATCCTTCATGACTGAATTATGCAAATACATTGGTGCAGATACTGATGTTCCTGCTGGAGATATTGGAGTAGGTGGTCGTGAAATCGGATTCTTATTCGGCCAATACAAAAGAATCAGAGGATTATACGAAGGAGTATTAACCGGTAAAGGATTATCCTTCGGAGGTTCATTAGCTAGAACTGAAGCTACCGGATACGGATTATTATACTTTGTAAACGCTATGCTAAAAGCAAACGACATTGACATTGCAGGAAAAACCATTGTAGTGTCCGGTGCAGGTAACGTAGCAATTTACGCAATCGAAAAAGCTCAGCAATTAGGCGGTAAACCTGTAACCTGTTCAGATTCAACCGGTTGGATTTACGACCCTGAAGGAATCGATGTTGAGTTATTAAAAGAAATCAAAGAAGTAAGAAGAGAAAGATTGACTGCATATGCTGAAGCGAGAGAAAGCGCAGAATACCACGAAGGCAAAGGCGTATGGACAATCAAATGTGACATCGCTCTTCCATGCGCTACCCAAAACGAATTGCAATTGGAAGACGCTAAAATCTTGGTTGAAAACGGTGTTTTAGCTGTTGGTGAAGGTGCAAACATGCCGACCACCATCGAAGCTACTGAATACCTCCAGGAAAATGATGTATTGTTCTCACCGGGTAAAGCATCCAATGCAGGTGGAGTAGCTACTTCCGCACTTGAAATGTCTCAAAACTCACAAAGGTTATCCTGGACATTTGAAGAAGTTGACGGAAGACTTCAAACAATCATGGAAGATATCTTTGCAAATGTTGCAGCTGCAGCTGAAGAATACGACTTAGGTAAAAACTACGTTGCAGGAGCAAACATCGCAGGATTCAAGAAAGTTGTTGACGCAATGAACGCACAAGGAATCGTATAG
- a CDS encoding UPF0146 family protein, which yields MWQDFRDYIISESENKNVKIAEIGVGKFDRIANELSQKENITLIKTDIAPADDSIIRDDIRNPNLDLYSDADIIYSIRPPSELQPYLVKLALKVDSQLIIKPLTNEDLNTGKVKMKLKNFRKASFYCLR from the coding sequence ATGTGGCAAGATTTCAGGGATTATATAATCAGCGAATCCGAAAACAAAAACGTCAAGATAGCCGAGATAGGTGTTGGAAAATTTGACAGGATAGCCAATGAGCTATCACAAAAGGAAAACATCACATTGATAAAAACCGATATCGCACCGGCAGATGACAGCATAATAAGGGACGACATCAGAAATCCCAATCTTGACCTTTACAGCGACGCTGACATAATCTATTCCATCAGGCCGCCAAGCGAGCTTCAGCCATATCTGGTGAAGCTTGCCCTGAAAGTCGACTCGCAGCTCATAATCAAGCCTCTGACGAACGAAGATTTAAATACCGGCAAGGTTAAAATGAAATTAAAAAATTTCAGAAAAGCAAGCTTCTACTGCTTGAGGTGA